One Pontibacillus yanchengensis DNA window includes the following coding sequences:
- a CDS encoding Gfo/Idh/MocA family oxidoreductase yields the protein MIYTVCIIGAGNIAQEHLEALKNLEEVRAVAIADKEYDKVKRASSLFHVNGYTDYKEMIKQECPDITIITLPHFLHKESAVFCAEQKSHILLEKPMALTVWECKEIIKATEKNGVKLMVGHTQHYFIENIVSRKIIQSRELGELVQINESRHMHYFTPERPKWFLEKEKAGGGVMMNLGAHSVDKILWMTDSFISTVRATLTYHSKYDVDASALVWAETSTNIPITISISGYKGARQHVTELIFKNGMVKVEVGKGVWIAKDDHYETFPLPEQLPVFQGQILDLVEAIKGKQDLELDGGYGVSIVQVLESIYQSDALKKPIQVKNQ from the coding sequence GTGATATATACAGTATGTATCATAGGTGCAGGGAACATTGCTCAGGAGCATTTAGAAGCTTTAAAAAACCTAGAAGAAGTAAGAGCAGTTGCCATAGCTGATAAAGAATATGACAAAGTCAAGCGTGCGAGTTCATTATTTCATGTAAATGGATATACCGATTATAAAGAGATGATTAAGCAAGAATGTCCTGACATTACTATTATTACGTTACCTCATTTTTTGCATAAAGAATCAGCAGTGTTCTGCGCAGAGCAAAAGAGTCATATATTACTTGAAAAACCAATGGCCCTTACCGTTTGGGAATGCAAAGAAATCATCAAAGCAACAGAAAAAAATGGTGTTAAGTTAATGGTAGGTCATACTCAGCACTATTTTATTGAAAATATAGTATCAAGAAAAATCATTCAATCTAGAGAACTTGGTGAATTAGTTCAAATAAATGAATCGAGACACATGCATTATTTCACTCCTGAAAGGCCTAAATGGTTCTTGGAGAAAGAAAAAGCGGGTGGGGGAGTCATGATGAATTTAGGTGCCCACTCTGTTGATAAAATCCTATGGATGACAGACTCATTTATTAGCACTGTTCGCGCTACATTAACTTATCATTCCAAATATGATGTGGATGCTAGTGCATTAGTATGGGCTGAAACATCGACCAATATTCCAATTACGATTTCAATATCAGGGTATAAAGGTGCCAGGCAACATGTCACTGAACTAATTTTCAAAAATGGCATGGTGAAAGTAGAAGTTGGGAAAGGAGTATGGATAGCAAAAGATGACCATTATGAAACATTTCCTTTACCAGAACAACTACCAGTATTTCAAGGACAAATACTTGACTTAGTCGAAGCGATAAAAGGGAAGCAAGATTTGGAGTTAGATGGAGGATATGGTGTTTCTATTGTGCAAGTGCTAGAGTCGATATACCAATCTGATGCTCTTAAAAAGCCTATCCAAGTAAAAAACCAATAG
- a CDS encoding DMT family transporter produces MQWVMMLLIFIGGIAVSVQSSVNGGLGQKVGVFEGAFVSFLVGTVALFLIMLFFGKGNLLQVFQVPKWQLLGGLLGAFYVSTMVLAVPRVGVGAAIFTLITAQLITSSLIDHFGWLGMKQIPLDWQRIAGMGLMIVAILLYTKR; encoded by the coding sequence ATGCAATGGGTTATGATGCTTCTTATATTTATTGGAGGTATTGCCGTCTCAGTCCAGTCCTCCGTTAATGGCGGTCTAGGCCAAAAAGTAGGTGTTTTCGAGGGAGCCTTTGTTTCCTTTCTTGTTGGTACAGTAGCATTGTTCTTGATAATGTTGTTCTTTGGAAAAGGTAACCTTCTACAAGTATTCCAAGTTCCAAAATGGCAACTACTTGGTGGTCTTCTTGGAGCTTTTTATGTAAGCACGATGGTATTAGCAGTACCTAGAGTTGGTGTTGGAGCTGCTATATTTACTCTAATCACAGCGCAACTAATTACGAGCTCTTTAATCGATCACTTCGGATGGCTTGGAATGAAACAAATTCCCCTTGATTGGCAACGAATTGCTGGGATGGGATTAATGATTGTAGCTATTCTCTTATATACAAAGCGTTAA
- a CDS encoding polyphosphate kinase 2 family protein, which yields MLENVDLTLQISDKKQYKKELKQSQLELLKLQRSLIDNQIGCLIVCEGWDASGKGGAIKRLTSGLDPRGFDVHSIGAPSINEKRHHYLKRFWTKVPPYGKITIFDRSWYGRVLVERVENLATSAEWFRAFQEINQFENMLTEDRYVVVKLWFHISKNEQLRRFGERAANPLKQWKLTDEDWRNRAKWDDYEMAVEDMLDRTSTQASPWHVVEGEDKLHARVKTNQVVVKAIKDKIAILSNT from the coding sequence ATGTTGGAGAATGTTGACCTCACATTACAAATCAGTGATAAAAAACAATATAAAAAGGAACTTAAACAATCACAATTGGAATTACTTAAACTACAAAGGTCATTGATTGATAACCAAATAGGTTGTTTGATCGTATGTGAAGGGTGGGATGCTTCGGGTAAAGGAGGGGCGATAAAAAGATTGACTAGTGGTCTTGATCCCCGTGGATTTGATGTTCATTCCATCGGTGCTCCTTCCATTAATGAGAAAAGACATCACTATTTAAAACGGTTTTGGACTAAAGTACCACCTTATGGAAAAATCACTATCTTTGACCGCTCCTGGTATGGTCGTGTCTTGGTTGAAAGAGTAGAGAATCTGGCTACATCAGCCGAATGGTTCAGAGCATTTCAAGAAATAAATCAATTTGAAAATATGCTTACAGAAGACCGATACGTTGTGGTTAAGCTTTGGTTTCATATATCGAAAAATGAGCAACTTAGACGATTTGGTGAACGAGCGGCAAACCCACTTAAACAGTGGAAGCTAACAGATGAAGACTGGAGAAATCGTGCTAAATGGGACGACTATGAAATGGCTGTAGAAGACATGCTTGACCGCACATCTACTCAAGCAAGTCCTTGGCATGTGGTTGAAGGAGAAGACAAACTTCATGCACGTGTGAAAACGAATCAAGTGGTTGTAAAAGCAATTAAAGATAAAATAGCAATCCTTAGTAACACTTGA
- a CDS encoding phospholipase: MKRRKPYRSPIKSRLCLFPEYNWCGPGCSGPQGPINAVDAACRAHDLCYRSKGPRCDCDVEFLERLDRLRELPSKEGEHARLIYSI, translated from the coding sequence TTGAAAAGAAGAAAACCTTATCGGTCTCCCATTAAATCAAGGTTATGTCTATTCCCTGAGTATAATTGGTGTGGACCTGGTTGTAGCGGTCCCCAAGGTCCAATAAATGCAGTAGATGCTGCGTGTCGAGCACATGATCTTTGTTACCGCTCCAAGGGACCTAGATGTGATTGCGATGTTGAATTTTTAGAAAGATTAGATAGGCTTAGAGAACTTCCCTCAAAAGAAGGAGAACACGCCCGTCTAATATACAGTATATGA
- a CDS encoding DUF2268 domain-containing protein: METSLWLNDFTKACKGNTFHLENLFRIQCETLCYPIEQYESDIQGEELQFFLLQYGLFEPVEYEYLEQTLKNLSRMHIWSVVEEEYHRLKRLWNGPEVNVFIFPIKQAHLPECKRIASKNGVTYKQSIFLFLSPFLVLNEVRALFAHEYHHICRLSTYNKMKVEPALKDVIILEGLAEHAVKQLYGEKWLGPWHNRYPFEAMKELWKHYYLPNLNITNERAQSIFLYGEEGTLFPKWIGYAVGYEIVDSYHTKQQCHYKKLHTLPTEELIRGSTLGST, translated from the coding sequence ATGGAAACGTCTCTATGGTTAAATGATTTTACCAAGGCATGTAAAGGTAATACATTTCACTTAGAAAATCTCTTTCGAATTCAATGTGAAACTTTATGTTATCCTATTGAACAATATGAAAGTGATATACAAGGTGAAGAATTGCAATTTTTTTTATTGCAGTATGGTTTATTTGAACCTGTTGAATATGAGTATTTGGAGCAAACTTTAAAGAATTTAAGTAGAATGCATATCTGGAGTGTAGTTGAAGAGGAATATCATCGTTTAAAAAGGTTGTGGAATGGACCTGAAGTGAATGTGTTCATTTTCCCAATAAAACAGGCTCATCTTCCTGAATGTAAAAGGATAGCTTCTAAAAATGGTGTAACTTATAAGCAATCTATCTTTTTGTTTTTATCCCCATTTCTTGTCTTGAATGAAGTGCGAGCGCTTTTCGCACATGAATACCATCACATATGCAGGTTATCCACTTACAATAAGATGAAAGTTGAACCTGCTCTTAAAGATGTCATCATACTTGAAGGTCTTGCCGAGCATGCAGTAAAACAACTGTATGGAGAGAAATGGTTAGGTCCATGGCATAATCGCTATCCATTTGAAGCAATGAAAGAATTATGGAAACATTATTATTTACCAAATTTAAATATTACTAATGAAAGAGCTCAGTCTATATTTCTATATGGTGAAGAAGGTACATTGTTCCCTAAGTGGATCGGTTATGCAGTAGGATACGAAATTGTTGACTCTTACCATACTAAACAACAGTGTCATTACAAAAAACTTCACACACTGCCAACTGAAGAGTTAATTAGAGGTTCAACATTAGGATCAACATAA